From the genome of Solanum stenotomum isolate F172 chromosome 5, ASM1918654v1, whole genome shotgun sequence:
TTTTTATAATCTAAATTAATGATGAACAGATTTAGAGACAATGAAGAAACTTTAGTTTCCAAGAGCATGTAATAAGTTAAGGACCTTGAAACAGGTTCTAGTCCTCACCTTAACTTTTAAGGATAAAGATCCAAGGTAAAGATAACTTTCATCACACTTAATGTTACTTGAAGAAACATGAAGTAACACTTGAAGAAATCATTACAATTCATCGTCCATTGACATATAGTAAAGAAACTAGAAGGCGGTACATTACAGAAAGAGAACGCAAGACAATGAGATATACTTCATGAAAGTGGTTAGGCTTGAGGAACCATGCTTGGAATAGACAAGacaaaaaggcaaaaaagaTATGGGAATTAGTTGCAACGATCCCACCGTTTGCGGCTATACTTATTCTGTCATCACATTTCCTTACAATTTAGATGATTGAAAACCCATTCAGGCCCTCAACCCATCAGCTCATTGAGCAttatccaatatgcacacagcATATTGGATCGAAACTACGCGAAAAAACTACCAAGAACTTTTGCATTGACACATTACCTGGAAATAAAGAATCAAGGTCTCTAGCCAAGGACAAAAGGTGGGTACCAGTTTGAGCCCATCTTCACCTAAAGATCCACCTAAACCAACAATAAATGTCCTCAACATTTTAATTGCTGGACGCAGGGCCTCCAATGAAAAGAACGAGAATCCCCAACCAAGAGAAATTTCCTCCAAATTGCAGGACTTCCCAAGCTCATAATATAATACAGGAGAGTTCCCTAGAATATCATTTTCCTCTTGTAATAGATGCCTGCAGCCTCTGGCAATCAGACATTTTAGAAGAGGATTTCCGCGGACAACATGACCCACTGCATGGAAAGAAACCTGTAATTCCAAAGTGAATAATATATTGGTTATACAGACAAATCATCTGTCTATAAACATCATTCTTCCACAAATGCTCCACCTATAGAGTCCAAAGTCCCAAAAAGTGCTCCTTTCTAACTATTCTGAGATACTACAAGTCAATAAAACCAAGTGAAACACCTTGGCATTTTTGGCACTACTCACTAGTCCATGTAGTGGAGGGAGCTTACACAGAGATGTGGAGAGTTTAGCAACAGAAAGCACGTAGGTATCTGCTGATGTTtaacattttcttcaaaatgcATGGATCTGATTTCCAGAAACATTTAAAAGTTATTCTAAGTCCAGTGCTCTAGCTTCTATTTGTCAAGAAATTCACTTGGGCTACAGATATACATACATGTCCTGAAATACATTATTGTATAGAATTATGTGGAAGCATCCCTTTTAGGAGCTTAGACTGTTAAAATGGTAGCATTCTTTTTTGAGTCTTTGGCAGCTCAGTCATGTGTGTCGCCTTTCGGAGTCTTTTATACAGGCCAAAAAcatagaaatattattttcagtATGGCAGATGGTGCGGTACTGCGGTTTAACCTAAGGCCTCCACTCTTTCAACACCTTACCCTAAAAGCTTGACCCAAGAGCAAACTGATAACATAGAAATTCACATATTTTCCAGAAAAAACTTGGAGAACGTTGACTTTAAGTTCTTCCAGGACTACTTACAAACCTTAGTATCAGATACATCAAGCATTTCCAGTGATGATCCTGAAAATTTATATAGACAATTGTCGACAAGCTGTGTTTCCCTCAAACAAAGACTTCTTATTCTCTGAGTTTGAGAGATAAGCTCCAAAAGAGAAGTCTCATTGATACCTGCGAATGAAGagagttttcaaaaattgaagTGAAAGAGATAAAACAAACTGGAAAAGAGGATATAATCATGTCCCAcatatatgtttcatcaaaagATAATTATGTACCGCAAATATAATTGCCAGCTTCCTTATCTTACAATGTAGAGCCTTACATGAGATTCCAACAGTCAAAAAAACGCTCCCTTGAATACAGTTGAGCAAGAATTTTGTTTGTTATAGGTGGCAGTGATTAAAATTTAAGTTCCAGCTGTCAttgttcaaaattaaataactctttaaactatcaataaattaattgagTTGTAAGTAGCTTAGACTGAGATTCAGGTGGAAACCAAAACATGCAGCATCCTCCGCTAAATCCTTACTTTTGTGATTTCAGAAAGACTTCAGCATTCAAGCTTGcagttttattttgaaaaaaggaGTTCTTATATATCCACATTGAACTAAATTTTATCAACAGTCACATTGGAAGATGCAAAGCAGTAACTGCTAACCATAGTTTTAAATAAAAGCTTCTACGTACAAACTTCAGTTTTGTTAACAAACATTGGCATGGAGGAGGCAAGGCAGAAAACAAAATCTAGAACATCGCTCACCTTTACAACCTCCTATATGCAGAATTTGAAGTTTGTAAGCTAATGAATTGGTGTTGTCTGCCATCTTCATTGCCACAGTGTCAAGTCTAGAGATATTACGGCAAAGTGACAGCACACAATTGTGCCCAAATGAAGTATCACACACAAAGATTGAATGTAGTTCAACACATTTCAATACTAAAATGGATATGCCAGAATCCGTTATGGACATACATGCATTGAGGTTAATACAACATAAGGAAGGGCAGCACTCTGCAATATTTTGGAGATCAGAATCTGGAGAATATCAAAGAGAAGTAAAGTTAGCTCAATGCAGAGGGCATCATATCATTAAGAGCATACAAGCAAGCTGAATTTCCAATAAAGATCCTCTAACAGCTCGAGGAAAGTACAGACGAGATTCCAAGGCAACATATAGATGCGATTTGCAAACTATATGCATGAGAAAATGAAAGTGGTGTCACTTACAAAACACAATGTAACAGCTAAAAGCAGTACTCAACATTTACATAGCAAGAGTTTGGGAAAAACTTTCTAAGATAGATTGCATAATTTTGATAGGCGGGAACTAAGCGAAGATAAGAGGATGATTCTTTTTACAGTGGTTTTTCCTCCCTTCACCTTCAGTATATAAGCTTTCTAACATATCAGGTATTATTTTTGGGTTTCGTTCCTAAGCATGCTTTTAGGCTCATACCTTTTCACCAAGAATCAAGTGAAGTGAGAACAGTACTTGggtctttaaaaaaaaatcatttctaaggaccagaaaatgaaaaatgatcTCCTGGAAAGAGACTTTTCCTTTGGTCAGGATGGGGTTTGAGCTAGCCAGCTAGGAGAGATGGCCAAATATCATACCATAGATATCTGTTCGACCCTCCAATATgagttttgaaatatttgagagCTGCCTAGAAAAGTGAAATGCTGGTACATCAGGACATATCTCATCATTGGGAGATGTTGATATCTGCAGCATCACAGCAGGAAATGAAGATATAACTGAGACCTTTGCTGGTATTACAGGAGTACAGTCTACTGTTAGATCGATGTCTGAGAGTAATGGGCATCTCTGTAACAATTGGTACAGCTTCATTGTCCTGAAGGTCAAAATATAAGCAGCTTTTAATGTTGTTAGGGATGGAAATGACTTGGAAAAGAACTCAATGGCAGCTTCAAGATGCAGCATAGGACAATTTGAAACATCCACTACTTGCACTGCTTCAAAAGTCAAAACAGGGAAAGTTTCCCATGAAATCCGAGATATATCCCTATGGCGCTCAAGTTTGAGTGAAAGCTGATTAAGCTTCTTCATCAGCAATTTGTCCAAATTATTGGAAGAAGGAAGCATGTTTAGGAGAAGAAGAGGCAGATTAATTTGTGGGCAGCCTGAAAGGTCCAATATCTACAGAGGAGATTCAGAAAAGGAATTAAGCAACGAAAATGGTTGTTAAGTGATAACATTGTATGAATTTCACAACTTCATTTCAAGtaaaaaagaggaaaagtgaagaaaaaaaagattgttTCACTTTGACACTGTAAGTGATATTTTATAATCAAGCGAGCAAGCCTACTCTTGATGATGTTGAATGTACTAATCTTTTAGTTCCAACAAGTGATTAAAGGGAGAAAGATGAATTTAGAAATCGTGCCCAAAGTACTAGCAAGTTCAACTCTTGGAAAGTTTCCAAGAGCAGATAGGGTGAAGTGAAAACTATAAGCAGAGTCATTTGTTCCCATCATTTGAATTGTCTGCAGAGTATTAGCAATATTCTATCCATTAAGTGACAACACAATGGAAAAAGATATCAAGCTATCACAATTCAGAAAATCTATTTCTCAACAGAAAAAGATGTCTAGGTCTAAAATAAGTTGTAGACActccttgtttttctttttgttatcaTTTTGCTTCTAGATAAGAATATAAAAGAACTTCATGTGAAATGACTTTCATAAGTAAGTTGTCAGACTTGCCACTTTAGTCCCCAGATTTCAAGCCATCTTTGATTAGTCAATCAATCAGAATGGATAAGACAACCGTGAGTCGTTATAAGCTTCGTAGACTCGGTCAAGTCGCTTATACAATGCCGACGACTATTTTCCACTTAATAAGTGAAGGGGAGGTGGACTATATTTGTGTGGCATCCAATGAAAAATGAAAGCCAAAACCCACAAACACTGAAAGGATGCTGGTAAAATGTAAACCTTAGTATATTCAGTCAAGCGGATCCTGAGCTGATTGCAGTCACCACCTCCAAGAATGTCTGCTAAGATAAAGGAACGGGAGGCAGCTAAACTACAGATAGCAACCACACTTCTTTCTGCAAACTTTGAGAAGAAGGGGCATCTTCGTTTCCCTAAAATGCGAACAAAAATACAGAAATGATCAGAAGGAACCTAAATAACACTTGAGCATTAGTGCTTTGAAAGTAACAACTCAAAGGACTGCTCATACCAGCAGCAAATGGCAATGATAAAAGGCTAGTGCGGATCTGTTAACAAAGACAATGGTCACATAAATTACTCAAGTCAGTGTAATCAAGAAAGAATTCAAATGCATATGTAGCAGAGATATCGGGGCAAGAATCATAGGTCTTCAGCTTGTAGCTTTTAGATTTGTAAATTTTTCAAGTAGTGGAAAAAATTTCTTGCACCCAAAAGGGATAGAGCTGTTCATGAGTTGAGTTTCACACTAAGACCTTACAGATAAATATCTCAATCAATTATCAAATTGGAACACTTTATCTGCAGGAAAACTAGGACTGAGATCAATGCACCTGTAATGTTATAACATAAATCAGATATGCAAGGAAAACCAAACAAGTGAGCTGCCCCATAAGTACAAGAAAATTGAGTGTGAGGTTCAAAAGATATTAAATAGGCATATCATCAACAAGGATAAGAGTCACGCAAACGAAATgtcataaaacaacaaaaaacaaagaggaaaaaacactattttttttgataaaaaagagaaggaatATCTACTTCCGGAATCTTATATTGCAAAACTCCATATCAGCAGTGATTACTAATCTCACTAAGTAGGCTAGATTATTCTTACATGTTTTCCTTACACGGATTGTTAAACCTGATTTGCTAATGTGGGGTCACTATAGCATGCTGCGGTGCAAGGCTAGTTGCAGTCTGAAAGAATACAGTCACTAGAAATTGtcacaacccccctttttagGCCTCTCTCTGATCCACATGAATACAGACAAAATTCAATTGGAAATATCACGTCATTTAATCAATCCCAACAATATCATATACCTCTGTTAGAATTTCAAGGCGAGCATCACCAGTGGAGCTCAAACGATCAGATGGGTTGGTGTTAGCGGCAAGCCATAGTAGAATAGCATCACAGAGATGCTTCTCGCTGTGAAAAGTCACCATGAAATCAGAATTGCAGTTGAAATGAGACACTGCATCAGACAGACCTTTGTTTTACCAGATAAAGAGAATACCTACCTATCTACTGTCAAACAAGGTTGCTTTACACAGGAAAGCAACAATTCAAAAGGGACATTGTGAAATGAGTCACAGGATGCCATCCATATCTGcagtaagaaagaaaattacATCTGGAACAGTTGTTGGAAAGTAGAAAGAATCATCTGACGTGACATGCCaacaaataattcaaaataatcatatcatattatatatatatatataaaagagaaccttaggcccgcTACGTGGCGCCCCACAAAccagaattcccttttaatttatttagcGTGACTTTTATgtaaagttgcgactttaatgaagagttgcgactttaatgaaaagttgtgacttttacgaagagttgcaacttttatgaaaagttatgacctttatgaaaggttgtgaccttttcgaagggttgcAATTTTTCCAAACAgtgcacaataaacatttgttcacactaccctttgttgtctataaataaagggatttcctctcatttagcacaacaaaaattctgaacctcctcctcatcttcttcttcttcttcacaattaaatatttgtatactttgctcatgttgagtggctcactgacactattgcttattgcttatgttacagatcctggtatgtatttttacaatcattaatttataatttatgcttatgttattaaggctAAAGGATAAGATGTAatgattttcattttcctttacattattaatgtttgttactacgtaatcttgtatgtaagataatatagttttttagttttaatgtctgataggttttaagtattattttataaattccgtgatattaaattcccgcGCGAAGCacgggtaattttactagttaagACTAATATGAAGGACAACATGTTTTCTCTGGCTTATATTGCTAAATCACTGCAACAGCTCTTGGGCTTGTTTGTAGCTAGAAATGTTCCTATTTATATTCAAAGTAATATACTTTTGATATTCAGCAGAATTGACATAAAAAAACACACTATTAACTACAAGAGTGGAGTAAGAAATTTGAAAAGCTGAAGCAGATCTAATGGCATGAAAATGTGTTGAAATTGTTTTAGTTACTGAAGTAATTATTTGCATAATAAGTTACTAGTTTTAAGACAAATCTATTTCAGTTACTATgctgaattattatttttttgtaacaaCTCTCAAAATTCACATTTCACACTCACTGGCTAACTCTAACCACATGCAATAGAAATTTTTCCAGACAACTAGTCAAAAAAAACGAGAATACCACTGCCCTTACCATTGAATGACATAAAGTTACTGCAACTAAACAGCAAAATTACTGccaaattttttgataaacttGTTTTTGCAGAAGTTACCcaaggaaaagagaaaagaattgCATGATGGAAATGGAAAAAAGACGGTAATTAGATTGGGGGGAAAATAACGCTGGAGAAGGGAGAGAAATCAAGGACGAGAAGGGATAGACAAAGAAACATAAAAGATATGCAGATATGATTTAGTTGATCCTCCCATAGAGGTAtgttatacatatatacattcaaatcaaatcaattcaagaaaacattGAATGGCAGAACAATTTGGAGACTTGGACAAAGTACAATTTAAGCACTTACAAAGTTCCTCGCTAGATAACCAGTCAGTTGTGGAATAAAATCAATTGCTGCATGATATTCCATGTTAATCTATAAGAGACAACCCACGGAATCACATTAAATCATAATATGAAGAGCAATATGCTGCAAATATCATTTTCCTAGTAGCTAAAAGTAAAACATATTGTTACCATTCTCTCTACCATAATCCCAGATATGGACCAAATCTTCTAAACATAGTTGAGGAGGCCAAATGCTGCCTTCAGATGTTACATATTCCAGCCAACTTCGACAAACTAAAAGAAGCTTGTCCACTCCAAAAAACAACGACGCCTGCAGAATATATGTGCAAGATCAGATCTTTACCAATAAAAAGTCCAGGATCAGATATTAGAAATTATTGGACAAACAACAACAGGTTGCATCTGATCTCTGGTCAGAGACTTGCAAAGCAAACATCCAGTCAAAAGAGACCTCCAGGATGTAGTAAAACTCAAAGAGGGGAAATGAACATCTTTCCAACAACATTGTGATGCAAAGATAAACCTTCCTGAAGTAAAGTTGGAGCATGCTTTTGTCCTGGAGTATTCTAGCATTGGGCTCAGTGCAAATACAGCACACAATGATAATTGACAAGTGTAGCATTCTTTCATAAAGCTTCACCTTCTTTAGTGACCCCCGATAAAGAGATCACTCAATTTCTCCTTGcaaaatgataaatatgaacaaaaaaaatggtTTAGAGAAGTCAGCTAGGCTAGAACCTAGCTAGAACAGATGGGAAGAAAGCACCTAGTGTTTTGTCCCTGCTGGGaattgaacctgagacctcgtGATGCccaaacccacttcattgatCACTAGGTCACACCCTTGCGTGACTCTGCTTTGAAAAATCACTATTTCCTTTCAACCTCTAACAATCTATTAAGCTAAAAAAactttgtatttattatttttaactaaaCCCGACAATCCTTTGTCCAAAAAGACATCATAACGCATCTTTTTGTTTGTTAGTGAGACATATTGAATCGTTTGGCTTTTCATATGGAAGAAAAATCACAGATGTCCCATGACAAGGCCGTACCAATTTATGCTTAGATACAAATAGTTGTAATTATGAAGGTTAACCTTGGAGCAATGGTGAAGTTGTCTCCATTGAGTTCAAGCCATTATGCTTGTGTCAAGGTAGCTTGCCAACATCACACCCCCTTGGGATGCGTTCTTACACAGAACTTGTATGAACGCGGGATGTTTTCTTTTATGACAAGGAAAATCTGCAGTCGCTATCCTTTAGTTgagcacagggtaaaaccccgctctaatgcaatagctcgcaaaccacacaaGAGAGGTAACCCCACACTAGGCAAGACATTAGGAAAGTCcagtgcgacgagctcgacccagaaggcaaaccttTGCTTTCGGTGGTAAGGGGTTTCAAACTTACACCTCTAACCTGGAAGTCCCTAGCCCAAACCACTGAGCCACCCAATGCGGGATGCTTTGTGCACTACGCAACCCCTTTTTATGAATTTTGGTATACCATGCTGAATGAATATGACTTAGACCCTCTATCATGTTTCCTTAGTTCcctttgttttgtgtttttaaNccccccccccccccggacCATGGATAAGCTCCCTACATTTATAATGGAAGATTGTGTAACGAAACACATTCAATACCTCCTTTGTGTTGGTTTGATTGACAGAAATatattacttcctccgtcctAAATTATGTCATGCAGTTTATCTAGACACAAAGTTTATGAAATATGAGAGAACTTTACAACTTTACAATGTTCCAAAACtatccttaaaataaataaattttaaaatagagaaGTACACTTTTATTGACTTTTGCCAAATACGTGGGACACAAGATGGGTAAAATGTTGATAGTGTCATTAAACATTTGTCAAATAacgaaatgtgtcattctttttgggactgactaaaaaagaaagtgtgTCTAATAAGGCGGGACAGAGGGAGTGCCTTATTTAAACCCCCACACTTACCACCCCCCTCAAAAAAAGGAGGAATGTTGAACTCTTATCTATTACAAGGGCAAGGCTTTCATAGGCAAGGTACTATGACATCACTAAGCTAACAAAAAGTAGTAAAGTACTTTCACAGATTTCCAAGTGACCAACAGAAAATACATCAGTGAAACCTTTTGAGCAAATAAAAGTAATTGTTGCAAAACTGGTAACTGGAATTCTTACCTCATACAAAGGAAGGAAGTTTTCTGAAGTAATGTCCATCGAACATCCAAAGATAAATCTCAACATACTCAGAAGTGACTCCACGTCCCAATGAATAGATATAGAGTCAAAGCAAGATTCACTGAAGCAGTTAAACCATATAATAAAGAGGTAAGGTAATCTCACAAAAGAAAGgaattatgttattataataTTAGCCAAAACTTCTATAAATGGAGTTATCACGgtacattatttttttgtcaagtAAAGGTAGTTATCTTTCATTCAGCATCCAGAAGATGCAACAAGATTACAAACAAAGCCAGCTCCTGTACAAGAATAATTCTTGTACATTATTTCACTCAATAGTTAATATAGGATAAATTCATTTCTCTAGTGCTTCACATGGACTAAGAACTAGGTGAAGAAAATATCAAAGTTTGAGTTGTTTCCAATCACTAGAAGAGTCTTCTGAGGAAAATAATACAGTGTCCTTTTGTTGCTTCAAGATCTGTGTCTTCTCCAATGAACCGCTACACCTTGAGATTCATCGCTCCGAGATGAACATGATATTAAAAAAAGGATAACTGTCAAAATCTATACAATACAAGGCCTCATGCTTCAATAGAAGTCCATCACTCGCTAGCACATTGATCTACAACTTCTTTCCGTTAATGGTTCAGGTTAGGTGTAGCCAACACCACAGTAGACCTAGTCAGCCGCCAAAACATTACTTAGtgtcactcaattgtccaattAGCCCATGTTTGTAGTACAGTCAATGACATGCGaggtagaaaaagaaaaaagaagtccTTTGATCCTTCAATGCTACGTAGGACGCCTGCGTCTATTTGTtctactttatacaagtttaaatgcctacttgtgcacaccaaaAGTTGGAGGGCATGGATGCCAACAAAGGCCAAGTTTAAGGCACAATTATGTATTATGACCAGTAGCTAATCAGATCATTCTATTCTTCATCCACTCTACACATGGTTGGCATTCTATCTTCTCACATGTAGATCATATATTATTCTGGAGATGACAATAGAAGTTTAAGGTACCAAAATTGCCAAATAACATCTCTTACTTACTTTCCTATAAAAAAACTTAAGCACTTGTCAGGGATAAAGGTTGCTTACTCCATTTCATGTGTGCCTTGGTATAGAGGAAATTTGCTATGGATATTTTGGCAAAACCGGTATGCGTGACTATCGACCAATCAACTCACCTGTATATCCTAATGTCACGCTACTGCAACGTTGGGAAGCCTTCAGATTGGTAAGTTAAATTATCTTGCCACTACATGTGAGATAGAGTCACATCCTTAGATGTATCAAGATTCAAGAGTAATCTAGGACAAGGAATTCTCCACAAAGATCAAGGTAATAGTGTAAGTATCAAGTTTGTAAATGCATATCAGGCTGCATTGCCATCCCATAGGCGATCAATGTACTGGTACTTCATTTTCATTGGTAGAAACTtggtctctttttttttttatgacaagggaaacccgcagccgctaccctttgggtgcgcacaaggtaaaacccccgctcctatgcaataactcgcaaaccacattggagaggtaacccgcactaggcaNCCTTCAGATTGGTAAGTTAAATTATCTTGCCACTACATGTGAGATAGAGTCGCATCCTTAGATGTATCAAGATTCAAGAGTAATCTAGGACAAGGAATTCTCCACAAAGATCAAGGTAATAGTGTAAGTATCAAGTTTGTAAATGCATATCAGGCTGCATTGCCATCCCATAGGCGATCAATGGTAGAAATTtggtctctttttttttttatgacaaggaaaaTCCGCGgtcgctaccctttgggtgcgcacaaggTAAAACCCCCGTTCCTATGCAATAACTCACAAagcacataggagaggtaacccgcactaggcaagcccggtacGACGAGCTCAAcctagaaggcaaaccccttgctttcgctgacAAGggatttcgaacttgagacctccaacatggaagttccaagcccaaaccactgggccaccccgaagggtagaAACTTGGTCTCTTTGACAAGTAATAAGCAAGATGTGGATACTAGATCAAGTGTAGAGGTTGCTTATAGAGCTATGCTCCCAACAGTAAATGAGCTTTTGCAGTTGAACAATTACTTGAAGAGTAGGAGTTTGGAAGAATTTTAATTTGTCACAATCAAAACGCGATAACATGGCATCTAAACCAGTGTTCTTTCGGAGGCAAAATATATGGAGATTGAGTATCACTTTATCTACGAAAATACACAATCCGCACTCATCTCTAATATTGACGAATGAATCTGAACCCCAGCAGTGGCCGAGCCAGAATTTTATACAATaggattcaaaaaaataataaaatgccAAACTATGATTTGAACTTGTTACCTAAAACAATTTTTGAACTCCCTCTGCCACTACTCTAGAATACTCCCCTCTCTCAAGGGGGTCTCACTAgtatatatttaacaaatttatttttaccctATTTACGTAGAATTATTTTCTAGCGAAGGAGATTCATTGAACCCATTTGGGGTCCATGTTATATGCATTCTAACTTGAGGGGAAAGTTACATATTGACCAGATTTATATTATCATTCCTTGTAACATTCCATAGAAAATTAAGCTCATAGTTTGCATTTATTATTAGAATATTTATTTCCCAAGTTAGcagtaagaaataattaactACCATTTCATAGCTAGCCGAAGAACACATACAGCTGTTCTTGAATATTATTAACTTATTATTCACTCAGTACCAGACAAATCTGCTCTTCCATACTCTTGTTCTTCGAAATTagttaacaaaaaatataataatgtagCAGTCTCCAATCTGCCAAAGCATGTTGCTTCAGGGTAG
Proteins encoded in this window:
- the LOC125866003 gene encoding BTB/POZ domain-containing protein FBL11 isoform X2, producing MASDVDTADGETVILNCIDSDGSKLDGDHEEIVISTAEVSQWDLTSLAHRPIIKIKANRQRLIQQSSYFHGLLSGSFSESCFDSISIHWDVESLLSMLRFIFGCSMDITSENFLPLYEASLFFGVDKLLLVCRSWLEYVTSEGSIWPPQLCLEDLVHIWDYGRENAIDFIPQLTGYLARNFIWMASCDSFHNVPFELLLSCVKQPCLTVDSEKHLCDAILLWLAANTNPSDRLSSTGDARLEILTEIRTSLLSLPFAAGKRRCPFFSKFAERSVVAICSLAASRSFILADILGGGDCNQLRIRLTEYTKILDLSGCPQINLPLLLLNMLPSSNNLDKLLMKKLNQLSLKLERHRDISRISWETFPVLTFEAVQVVDVSNCPMLHLEAAIEFFSKSFPSLTTLKAAYILTFRTMKLYQLLQRCPLLSDIDLTVDCTPVIPAKVSVISSFPAVMLQISTSPNDEICPDVPAFHFSRQLSNISKLILEGRTDIYDSDLQNIAECCPSLCCINLNACMSITDSGISILVLKCVELHSIFVCDTSFGHNCVLSLCRNISRLDTVAMKMADNTNSLAYKLQILHIGGCKGINETSLLELISQTQRIRSLCLRETQLVDNCLYKFSGSSLEMLDVSDTKVSFHAVGHVVRGNPLLKCLIARGCRHLLQEENDILGNSPVLYYELGKSCNLEEISLGWGFSFFSLEALRPAIKMLRTFIVGLGGSLGEDGLKLVPTFCPWLETLILYFQVVSDSVVRNILETLKNLQVLALCYCFGEISSLSFQSSAPHLRKLKLERVSTQMTNDDLLILSQNCMNLTELSLVGCKRLNSESQDTISNGWPGLISLHLEVPNDLHGELLGGEIH